From the Candidatus Palauibacter australiensis genome, the window GGAGGGCTGGCACCCCGGCGAACTGATGCTGATCGCCGACCACCTGAACCTGACCGGCACGAGCCCGCTCTTTGGTCCGGTGGTGGGTACGGAGAATCGCTTCCCCGACCTGACGTTCGCCCATGACCCGAGACTGCGGGCGATCGTCCGCGAAACCGCCTCCGACCTGGGCCAGGCGCTCCACGAGGGCGTCTACGCGGCGATGCACGGCCCCGCCTTCGAGACCCCGGCCGAGATCCGCATGCTGCGGGCGCTCGGCGCCGACGCCGTCGGCATGTCCACCGTGCCCGAGGTCATCGCGGCCCGCGCCCTCGGCATCCGGTGCGTCGCCGTCTCCTGCCTCACGAATTACGCGGCGGGAGTCCTCGACGAACCGCTGAATCACGAGGAAGTCCTGGAGACGACAAGACTCGCCCAGGCCGACTTCCAGCGCCTCGTCGCCGAGTCGGTCCGCCGCTTCCCGTAGTTTCGTGCAGTCCACACACCTGCCCGCCACGCGCGCGGTCGTCTTCATCCCCGCACTCATCGCGGGCGCAGCCTGCGCCGCCGCCCCCGACTCGGAGCATCGTGCG encodes:
- a CDS encoding purine-nucleoside phosphorylase, whose translation is MTRASDIRAAVEAAAAALRARIGDRLDGAVPDVAITMGSGLGGLGEEIEDPVRVPYEDLPGWPRPTVIGHAGHALVGTLAGRPVLGLSGRVHLYEGGPPDRVVFYVRVAAALGIPVLFLSNAAGAIREGWHPGELMLIADHLNLTGTSPLFGPVVGTENRFPDLTFAHDPRLRAIVRETASDLGQALHEGVYAAMHGPAFETPAEIRMLRALGADAVGMSTVPEVIAARALGIRCVAVSCLTNYAAGVLDEPLNHEEVLETTRLAQADFQRLVAESVRRFP